ATGAACAgatgtttaaaatattaattgcttaaaattttcatcagttttttttctcacttatGTGTAATAGGATCACCATAACTGTCTGATTCCATCAACTGAATTAGTCCTCTTGACATGCCTTGTTTTTAATCACCtgcatgaaaatgattttcatttgGCAAATGGACTATGTGCCACAGAGGGTGCCAAGGGTTGTCAATACAAAACAACTCTCTAGTTTAAGCTGCACTTATCAATAATTTAACCTGGTGTatgagaagaaataaaatgctGCTATTGCATTAACCAGAGTCAGAAACATGGAAGTTTCTTACATTCAAAGTAATTAATGCCTCAGAACAAAACCTTAAGAGTGGCATCAGCTCAAAGATGATtcatctgtgtatgtatgtgacaAATGTAAAGAATGTTTAATCTGTCAACATATGTTCAACTAAGTGTCAAAGACTTAAACTTGATTTTGCTTAACCCAACATGGCCACTGAACAGACTGGTGAGGTTTAAAAATGGGATGGTGCTGCCATCTGATGGTGTACCATGTAGTGACCCTACAGCCTCACTTGTTTAAATGCacatagtttcagttttaagaTTGAATTCCTAAGTATGTCAACCTTTTACCTTTGCATATGTTTATGAGTTTGGTTGtagattgttgttgttgtgtgaatgtCAGACTCCATGGTAATAAGTAACAGAGGAATGCATTTAAAAGAGAATTGCtagattttatttaaaatccGGTTTTTATACACTGGTACTCTAATAACAGGAATCCATGATGCGCCTCATGCTCATCCACCTCATGCCACTATATCCCATGTCCCTGAAGCTCCTGTACTCTCCGGGCCTCAGGTACATCATCCTGCCTCTGTAGTGGGGCTGCTCGTACATCAGCCAGTGGCCGTCCATCACGTTGCAGGACATGCAGTCGTTCATGCGGTAGCGGTCCATCATGTTGTCACAGTCGTCCATCAGCTCATACATCTGACCACCGAAGTTCTCCCTCTCGTAGATCCTCATCCTGAACTGGCCTCtgtgctgtaaaataaagtgagtGAATATGAGTCAGAGAAATTCTTCTTCAAATACCATGTTAATTTGCTTTTATCATACTTTTGAAGTAT
This genomic window from Lates calcarifer isolate ASB-BC8 linkage group LG1, TLL_Latcal_v3, whole genome shotgun sequence contains:
- the LOC108902457 gene encoding gamma-crystallin M3 — its product is MTMGKIIFYEDRNFQGRSYETSSDCADMSSYLSRCHSCRVESGCFMVYDRTNYMGNQFFVRRGEYSDYQRMGMSDCIRSCRMIPMHRGQFRMRIYERENFGGQMYELMDDCDNMMDRYRMNDCMSCNVMDGHWLMYEQPHYRGRMMYLRPGEYRSFRDMGYSGMRWMSMRRIMDSCY